Proteins from a single region of Strix aluco isolate bStrAlu1 chromosome 5, bStrAlu1.hap1, whole genome shotgun sequence:
- the LOC141924428 gene encoding histone H3 → MARTKQTARKSTGGKAPRKQLATKAARKSAPATGGVKKPHRYRPGTVALREIRRYQKSTELLIRKLPFQRLVREIAQDFKTDLRFQSSAVMALQEASEAYLVGLFEDTNLCAIHAKRVTIMPKDIQLARRIRGERA, encoded by the coding sequence ATGGCGCGCACGAAGCAGACGGCGCGTAAGTCGACGGGCGGGAAGGCGCCCCGCAAGCAGCTGGCCACCAAGGCGGCCCGCAAGAGCGCGCCGGCCACGGGCGGCGTGAAGAAGCCGCACCGCTACCGGCCCGGCACGGTGGCGCTGCGCGAGATCCGGCGCTACCAGAAGTCGACGGAGCTGCTGATCCGCAAGCTGCCCTTCCAGCGCCTGGTGCGCGAGATCGCGCAGGACTTCAAGACCGACCTGCGCTTCCAGAGCTCGGCCGTGATGGCGCTGCAGGAGGCGAGCGAGGCCTACCTGGTGGGGCTCTTCGAGGACACCAACCTCTGTGCCATCCACGCCAAGCGCGTCACCATCATGCCCAAGGACATCCAGCTGGCCCGCCGCATCCGTGGCGAGCGTGCCTAA
- the LOC141924432 gene encoding histone H2B 8, which translates to MPEPAKSAPAPKKGSKKAVTKTQKKGDKKRRKTRKESYSIYVYKVLKQVHPDTGISSKAMGIMNSFVNDIFERIAGEASRLAHYNKRSTITSREIQTAVRLLLPGELAKHAVSEGTKAVTKYTSSK; encoded by the coding sequence ATGCCGGAACCAGCTAAATCCGCTCCTGCTCCGAAGAAGGGCTCTAAGAAAGCCGTCACGAAGACGCAGAAGAAGGGTGACAAGAAACGCAGAAAGACTCGGAAGGAGAGCTACTCGATCTACGTGTACAAGGTGCTGAAGCAGGTGCACCCCGACACGGGCATCTCGTCCAAGGCCATGGGCATCATGAACTCCTTCGTCAACGACATCTTCGAGCGCATCGCCGGCGAGGCCTCGCGCCTGGCGCACTACAACAAGCGCTCCACCATCACCTCGCGGGAGATCCAGACGGCCGTGCGGCTCCTGCTGCCCGGCGAGCTGGCCAAGCACGCCGTCTCCGAGGGCACCAAGGCCGTCACCAAGTACACCAGCTCCAAGTAA
- the LOC141924431 gene encoding histone H2A-IV — MSGRGKQGGKARAKAKSRSSRAGLQFPVGRVHRLLRKGNYAERVGAGAPVYLAAVLEYLTAEILELAGNAARDNKKTRIIPRHLQLAIRNDEELNKLLGKVTIAQGGVLPNIQAVLLPKKTDSHKAKAK, encoded by the coding sequence ATGTCCGGCCGCGGGAAGCAGGGCGGGAAGGCGCGGGCCAAGGCCAAGTCGCGCTCGTCACGGGCCGGGCTGCAGTTCCCCGTGGGCCGCGTGCACCGGCTGCTGCGCAAGGGCAACTACGCGGAGCGGGTGGGCGCCGGCGCCCCCGTGTACCTGGCGGCCGTGCTGGAGTACCTGACGGCCGAGATCCTGGAGCTGGCGGGCAACGCGGCCCGCGACAACAAGAAGACGCGCATCATCCCCCGCCACCTGCAGCTGGCCATCCGCAACGACGAGGAGCTCAACAAGCTGCTGGGCAAGGTGACCATCGCGCAGGGCGGGGTGCTGCCCAACATCCAGGCCGTGCTGCTGCCCAAGAAGACCGACAGCCATAAGGCTAAAGCCAAGTAA